One genomic segment of Intestinimonas butyriciproducens includes these proteins:
- a CDS encoding GNAT family N-acetyltransferase — MSHTVLRRADISDAARILEIYTPYITDTNITFEYDIPTLEEFSARIRTISADYPYLVCTVDDLVAGYAYAHRHMERAAYQWNAELSIYLAPRFRGAGLGTALYTALIEILRQMHVRNAYGCVTLPNEGSAGLHKSMGFSLLGIFHHTGYKLGAWHDVGWFERPVCQGSEAPLPLLSVQDISDGQIRDILAHCKRLIQTDVLEGRV; from the coding sequence ATGTCCCACACAGTCCTTAGACGGGCCGATATCTCTGATGCAGCCCGTATCTTGGAGATATATACTCCATATATCACCGATACCAATATTACTTTTGAATATGATATCCCTACCTTAGAAGAGTTTTCAGCGCGTATCCGGACGATCTCTGCCGACTATCCCTATTTAGTCTGTACAGTGGATGACCTTGTCGCAGGTTACGCCTATGCCCACCGCCATATGGAGCGGGCGGCTTATCAATGGAATGCGGAGCTTTCCATCTATCTCGCGCCCCGTTTCCGGGGAGCCGGGCTCGGAACCGCCCTCTATACCGCATTGATCGAGATCCTTCGTCAGATGCATGTACGCAACGCCTATGGGTGTGTGACGCTCCCCAATGAGGGCAGTGCGGGCCTCCATAAGAGCATGGGCTTCTCCCTCCTCGGCATCTTTCACCATACCGGCTACAAACTTGGCGCTTGGCACGATGTGGGGTGGTTTGAGCGCCCCGTCTGCCAGGGAAGCGAGGCGCCGCTCCCTCTGCTTTCTGTTCAGGATATCTCGGACGGACAGATCCGGGATATCCTTGCCCATTGTAAGCGGTTGATTCAAACCGACGTGCTGGAAGGACGTGTTTAA
- a CDS encoding YcxB family protein, which yields MGKNELPDQIRVTFQLERGEYIRGVRYYLRKSHLVSWVQVLVMLFALAATVTVTLMMGRLNFLNTLVLVLLAMAALYSLWLYWIKPGRIFDREAELAEPVTFLFAQEDVARQDETAAALLDWDIKKLWRGPEFYYLFGSSEGYTLLPLRAFQDEEARLRFESLAQEANPDMIFRHFG from the coding sequence ATGGGGAAAAATGAGCTCCCGGACCAGATCCGGGTCACCTTTCAACTGGAACGTGGGGAATATATCCGTGGAGTCCGGTACTATTTGAGAAAAAGTCACCTAGTAAGCTGGGTCCAGGTCCTGGTCATGCTGTTTGCGCTGGCCGCGACGGTCACGGTCACGCTTATGATGGGGAGACTCAACTTCCTGAACACCTTGGTGCTGGTCCTGCTGGCGATGGCTGCGCTGTATAGTCTGTGGTTGTATTGGATCAAGCCGGGGCGCATTTTTGACCGGGAGGCGGAGCTGGCAGAGCCTGTGACCTTTTTGTTTGCCCAGGAGGACGTGGCCCGGCAGGATGAGACGGCGGCGGCGCTTTTGGACTGGGATATCAAAAAGCTCTGGCGAGGACCGGAATTCTATTACCTCTTCGGTTCCAGTGAGGGTTATACGCTGCTTCCGCTGCGCGCATTCCAGGATGAGGAGGCACGGCTGCGCTTTGAGTCTCTGGCGCAAGAGGCAAATCCGGATATGATCTTCCGGCATTTTGGTTGA
- a CDS encoding SpoIID/LytB domain-containing protein: MAAICLTSMVSAVDAEINPTIQVGLFYGQNALPGANLENYTGSGYRLGYFDEDLHFVTLGHTPETQISMVKTQNVSLSNGNYVDGTGSVTVGCYHLQMPGSYPDFESAAAAAAALQGAFPAWIEGAYFVRVGAYATKEAATAAQNTLGLSDASVTGTSSYGVTVVATKTGRPLFQFDGGASYTLGVKPGLDDATEMVTWFKGYRYYGSFRYVRESGGNLSVINVVPLEDYVRGVLPYEMSNDWPLEALKAQAVCARTYAYMNLGKHQKSGFDICNTTDCQVYQGAGLSNTRTDQAAAETYGKYVWYAGELAQTYYFSCDGGATEDVKNVWGSSGQNLPYLAGVVDIYEPSVADKTGKYNWTVTFTKQELKDILHKKGYLCDDIVDFYVAEYTPTGNVYKITFLDAAGKSWSFVNTTKEYARTLLGLNSIRYTISSGGGKFFVNDSSTTIASASGAYAVDGAGNITAITGTPYVITGSGTEQLVSSSAGNSFTITGSGWGHNVGMSQWGAYAMAEQGKTYDEILKFYFTGVDVR; the protein is encoded by the coding sequence GTGGCGGCCATATGTCTTACCAGTATGGTATCGGCTGTGGACGCTGAGATCAACCCGACCATCCAGGTGGGGCTCTTCTATGGTCAGAACGCCCTCCCGGGGGCAAACCTGGAAAACTATACAGGCAGCGGGTACCGCCTGGGGTATTTTGACGAGGACTTGCACTTTGTCACGCTTGGGCATACGCCAGAGACTCAGATCTCTATGGTAAAGACCCAGAACGTATCTCTGTCCAACGGAAATTATGTGGATGGGACCGGCTCTGTGACCGTAGGCTGCTATCATTTGCAGATGCCGGGGAGCTATCCTGATTTTGAGAGCGCAGCCGCGGCTGCGGCGGCCCTCCAAGGCGCTTTTCCGGCCTGGATAGAGGGCGCTTATTTCGTGCGTGTCGGCGCATACGCCACAAAGGAGGCCGCGACGGCCGCCCAGAACACCCTTGGGCTGTCTGACGCGTCGGTGACGGGGACCAGCAGCTATGGGGTCACTGTGGTGGCCACTAAGACGGGCCGACCTCTGTTCCAGTTTGACGGAGGCGCATCCTATACGCTGGGGGTCAAGCCTGGATTGGATGATGCGACAGAAATGGTCACCTGGTTCAAAGGCTACCGCTATTATGGCTCCTTCCGGTATGTCCGTGAGAGTGGGGGAAATCTGAGCGTCATCAATGTGGTTCCGCTGGAGGATTATGTCCGTGGTGTCCTGCCCTATGAGATGAGCAACGATTGGCCGCTCGAGGCCCTGAAGGCACAGGCGGTGTGTGCCAGGACCTATGCTTACATGAATCTCGGCAAACATCAGAAGAGTGGATTTGATATCTGCAATACGACAGATTGTCAGGTTTATCAAGGGGCCGGACTCTCCAACACACGTACGGACCAAGCGGCTGCTGAGACCTATGGAAAATATGTCTGGTATGCCGGCGAGCTGGCACAGACGTATTATTTTTCCTGCGACGGCGGAGCCACCGAGGATGTAAAGAACGTGTGGGGGAGCAGCGGACAAAACTTGCCCTACCTGGCCGGAGTCGTGGACATCTATGAGCCCTCTGTAGCCGATAAGACGGGAAAGTATAATTGGACGGTCACTTTTACCAAGCAGGAACTCAAAGATATCTTACATAAGAAAGGGTACCTTTGCGACGATATCGTGGACTTCTATGTGGCGGAGTATACGCCCACAGGCAATGTCTATAAAATCACATTTCTAGATGCAGCGGGAAAAAGCTGGTCTTTCGTCAACACGACCAAAGAGTATGCCCGTACACTTTTGGGGCTGAATTCTATCCGATATACCATTTCCAGCGGGGGCGGTAAATTCTTTGTCAATGACAGCAGCACCACGATAGCCTCCGCATCCGGCGCTTACGCCGTTGACGGCGCCGGGAACATCACTGCGATTACAGGCACGCCCTATGTGATCACTGGCAGCGGCACGGAGCAGCTCGTCTCCTCGTCCGCTGGGAATTCCTTTACCATTACAGGGTCAGGCTGGGGGCATAACGTGGGTATGAGCCAGTGGGGGGCCTACGCTATGGCGGAACAGGGGAAAACCTACGATGAGATTTTGAAATTCTATTTTACCGGCGTAGATGTCCGGTGA
- the tyrS gene encoding tyrosine--tRNA ligase, whose amino-acid sequence MTIYDELKARGLIAQVTDEEEIKELINNGKATFYIGFDPTADSLHVGHFMALCLMKRLQMAGNRPIALVGGGTGMIGDPSGRSDMRSMMTVETIQHNCDCFKKQMSKFIDFSEGKALMLNNADWLLKLNYVELLREVGACFSVNNMLRAECYKQRMEKGLSFLEFNYMIMQSYDFYHMFQTVGCNMQCGGDDQWSNMLGGTELIRRKLGKDAYAMTITLLLTSEGKKMGKTQAGAVWLDPEKTSPYEFYQYWRNIDDADVLKCLRMLTFLPLEQIDEMDKWEGAQLNRAKEILAFELTKLVHDEVEAQKAQDAARALFAQGGDRSNMPTTTLTDADLSDGKLSVVDLMVKCGLAPSKGEARRLIQQGGVEINGEKVIDTAAVCKAAAMRGEGLTVKKGKKVFHRVLLA is encoded by the coding sequence ATGACCATTTATGATGAACTGAAGGCCAGAGGGCTTATCGCACAGGTGACCGACGAAGAGGAGATCAAAGAGCTGATCAACAACGGAAAAGCAACCTTTTACATTGGCTTTGATCCCACCGCCGACTCCCTGCACGTGGGTCATTTTATGGCGTTGTGCTTAATGAAGCGGCTTCAGATGGCGGGCAACCGCCCCATCGCTCTGGTAGGCGGCGGCACAGGCATGATCGGAGATCCTTCCGGACGCTCTGATATGCGTTCTATGATGACGGTGGAGACCATCCAGCACAATTGCGACTGCTTTAAGAAGCAGATGAGCAAATTCATCGATTTCAGCGAAGGGAAGGCGCTGATGCTCAATAATGCCGACTGGCTGCTGAAGCTCAATTATGTGGAACTTCTCCGGGAAGTGGGCGCATGTTTCTCCGTCAATAATATGCTTCGTGCGGAGTGCTACAAGCAGCGGATGGAGAAAGGGCTCAGCTTCTTGGAGTTCAATTACATGATTATGCAGAGCTATGATTTTTATCATATGTTCCAGACCGTGGGCTGCAATATGCAGTGCGGCGGCGATGACCAATGGTCCAATATGCTGGGCGGCACCGAACTCATTCGCCGGAAACTTGGCAAGGACGCTTATGCCATGACGATTACACTGCTGCTTACCTCCGAGGGGAAAAAGATGGGCAAGACCCAGGCGGGGGCGGTGTGGCTGGACCCGGAAAAGACTTCGCCTTACGAGTTTTATCAGTACTGGCGAAATATTGACGACGCCGACGTGCTCAAATGTCTGCGAATGCTGACTTTCCTTCCTCTAGAGCAGATCGATGAGATGGATAAGTGGGAGGGGGCCCAACTCAATCGTGCCAAAGAGATTCTGGCTTTTGAGCTTACAAAATTGGTCCATGACGAGGTGGAGGCACAGAAGGCACAGGATGCCGCCCGGGCTCTCTTCGCCCAGGGAGGAGACCGTTCCAACATGCCCACCACCACGCTGACCGACGCAGACCTCAGCGACGGAAAGCTGAGCGTGGTGGATCTGATGGTGAAATGCGGCCTTGCGCCTTCTAAAGGCGAGGCACGCCGCCTGATTCAGCAGGGAGGGGTGGAAATCAACGGAGAAAAGGTGATCGATACCGCCGCTGTCTGTAAGGCCGCGGCGATGCGCGGCGAAGGATTGACGGTGAAGAAGGGGAAAAAGGTATTCCACCGTGTTTTACTGGCCTGA
- a CDS encoding AI-2E family transporter, whose amino-acid sequence MEPRTLSNLIVVLIGITFYLGLSHFDLVREKLDMFLSVVAPFIVGFAVAYLLNTPAKFLERELFAHCRHRRTWSIISVYLLAVLLLVVLLNLILPQVWSSAVELVNKMPEYMKGLDVLVQELITRFDLEGEGINELLVSYQELMAGLTKKTITAVSEALPQILNFGVAVGNGVITGVTALIASIYMLSGKERLVPQLKKLIYAIFPTEKASWFLSVCSQANNVFVGFINGKLIDSAIIGVLCFVLNLILQIPYNILIAVVIGVTNVIPFFGPIIGAVPCVMILLIVDPWAALRFGVLVIALQQFDGNILGPKILGNSTGLSAIWVLVAIVVGGGLFGFAGMLLGVPTFAVLYALVREWTYHRLKGKGIDGEGNPLPRADIKR is encoded by the coding sequence TTGGAGCCGAGAACATTGTCAAACCTTATTGTTGTGCTCATTGGGATTACTTTTTATCTGGGGCTGTCCCACTTCGACTTGGTAAGAGAAAAGCTGGATATGTTTCTCAGCGTGGTGGCGCCGTTTATCGTGGGTTTTGCCGTCGCCTATCTGCTGAACACGCCCGCCAAGTTTTTGGAGCGCGAGCTTTTTGCGCACTGCCGTCATAGACGCACATGGTCCATCATCTCTGTCTATCTGCTGGCTGTCTTGTTGCTGGTGGTTCTGCTCAATCTCATTCTACCTCAAGTCTGGAGCAGTGCTGTAGAGTTGGTCAATAAGATGCCGGAATATATGAAGGGTCTGGATGTTCTGGTGCAGGAACTGATCACGCGGTTCGACCTGGAGGGTGAGGGGATCAATGAACTGCTGGTCTCTTATCAGGAGCTCATGGCCGGCCTGACGAAAAAAACAATCACTGCCGTTTCGGAGGCCTTACCGCAAATCCTGAATTTTGGGGTCGCCGTCGGCAACGGCGTAATCACCGGTGTGACAGCGCTCATTGCCTCTATCTATATGCTCTCGGGCAAGGAGCGGCTGGTGCCGCAGCTGAAGAAGCTGATTTACGCAATTTTCCCCACGGAGAAAGCAAGCTGGTTTTTAAGTGTGTGCAGCCAGGCAAACAATGTATTTGTGGGTTTTATCAACGGTAAGCTCATCGACAGTGCGATCATTGGCGTACTTTGCTTTGTTCTTAACCTGATTCTGCAAATTCCATATAACATCCTCATCGCCGTAGTCATCGGCGTGACCAATGTGATCCCCTTTTTTGGCCCTATCATCGGCGCTGTACCCTGCGTGATGATTCTGCTGATCGTGGACCCGTGGGCTGCGCTGCGCTTTGGAGTCCTGGTCATCGCACTGCAGCAGTTCGACGGCAATATACTCGGACCCAAGATACTGGGAAACAGTACAGGCTTGTCGGCAATCTGGGTATTGGTGGCCATCGTGGTGGGCGGCGGACTTTTCGGCTTTGCGGGAATGCTGCTGGGCGTTCCCACCTTTGCGGTTCTGTATGCGTTGGTCCGCGAGTGGACTTACCATCGTTTGAAGGGAAAGGGAATTGACGGAGAGGGAAACCCTTTGCCGCGCGCTGACATAAAAAGATAA
- a CDS encoding DUF1848 family protein — translation MGCIVFWAKDPSPILPHLAEIDRMGCRHYFQFTLMPSLFANPSFFHSSPSFKNMSRTTGRGHKTAKHPVR, via the coding sequence GTGGGCTGTATCGTGTTCTGGGCCAAGGACCCGTCTCCCATTCTCCCTCACCTGGCGGAGATAGACCGTATGGGCTGCCGCCATTATTTCCAGTTCACATTGATGCCGAGCCTTTTTGCCAATCCCAGCTTCTTCCATAGCTCTCCCTCTTTTAAAAACATGTCCCGGACGACGGGAAGAGGCCATAAAACAGCAAAGCATCCTGTCCGGTGA
- the dapA gene encoding 4-hydroxy-tetrahydrodipicolinate synthase translates to MREPVFTGACPAIVTPFDQSGAIHYDRFAQLIDEQIAAGVDAICVVGTTGECSTLSLREHISAVNFCVKYVNHRVKVIAGAGSNDTSAAVYLSQHAEDSGADALLHVTPYYNKCSQEGLIRHYEYIADRTELPIILYNVPSRTGVSFTADTYRTLSQNPKINGVKEASGNLSLITHTRYLCRDDFYIWSGNDDQVVPMMSLGAKGVISVVANIAPQLMVNMTHLCLDGCFEEASKLQITYMDLIDALFLEVNPIPVKAALGLMGRDVGGLRLPLCEISASNLEKLRAAMERAGLLDASKNSVAS, encoded by the coding sequence ATGAGAGAACCTGTTTTTACCGGCGCCTGTCCTGCTATCGTCACTCCGTTCGATCAGAGCGGAGCCATCCACTACGACCGATTTGCCCAACTGATCGATGAACAAATCGCCGCCGGCGTGGATGCCATCTGTGTGGTCGGGACCACCGGCGAGTGCTCTACCCTCAGTCTGCGGGAGCATATTTCGGCCGTTAATTTCTGTGTCAAGTATGTCAACCATCGGGTCAAAGTCATTGCCGGGGCGGGAAGCAACGATACCTCCGCCGCCGTATATCTGTCCCAGCACGCGGAGGACTCCGGCGCCGACGCGCTTCTGCATGTAACCCCCTATTACAATAAGTGTTCCCAAGAAGGACTGATCCGGCACTATGAGTACATCGCAGACCGAACGGAGTTACCCATCATTCTCTACAATGTTCCCTCCCGCACGGGCGTCTCTTTTACCGCCGATACCTACCGTACGCTTTCTCAAAACCCCAAAATCAACGGTGTCAAGGAGGCCAGCGGAAATCTTTCCCTGATTACCCATACCCGATACCTCTGTAGAGATGATTTTTACATCTGGTCCGGCAATGATGATCAGGTGGTCCCTATGATGTCCTTGGGCGCCAAAGGCGTCATCTCTGTTGTGGCCAATATCGCCCCCCAACTGATGGTGAATATGACACACCTGTGTCTGGACGGATGCTTCGAGGAGGCTTCCAAGCTTCAGATTACATATATGGATCTGATCGACGCGCTTTTTCTGGAGGTCAACCCCATCCCCGTAAAGGCCGCGCTTGGCCTGATGGGGCGGGATGTCGGCGGCCTCCGGCTCCCCCTGTGTGAAATCTCTGCCAGTAACCTGGAAAAGCTCAGAGCTGCCATGGAGCGTGCCGGTTTGCTGGATGCGTCCAAGAATAGCGTCGCGTCCTGA
- the recN gene encoding DNA repair protein RecN translates to MLSLLHIENIAVIESADIQFDRGFNALTGETGAGKSIVVDAIGAVIGNRTSRDLIRTGARSALVSALFLELPALSWFSENGMGPDEDGTLLLQREIQADGKNVCRLNGRPLTVSQLRTLGQQLLNIHGQHDGQQLLDSACHLSYLDRFGGDQAELLAFQEAYAALSQVRHEISALQMDEAEKSRRMDSLSYQISELERAGLRVGEEDKLAARRKVLRNAGKLIEAVEDAHRALSGDDDSAGAASLVMEAEQSLFSARTVSDEVSALAEKLTELRCAADDAAELVRDLRDSLEFEPGELDELESRLDVIYRLKKKYGATEADMLAYLESCKKELDQIQYSSDILARLEKKQAVTLKEAQMLGSALSTVRRESADALEARIQKELEQLDMPKVRFHVEFAPNAAEYGMDATGMDEVQFLMSANVGEALKPIQKIASGGELARIMLALKNVLAENDDVSTLVFDEVDTGVSGRAAQKVAEKMADVARHKQVLCVTHLPQIAAMADTHFSVEKGERDGRTYTAVERLDKTRRREELARLTGGAHITSAMLESAGELLEAAETYKRGYNGEK, encoded by the coding sequence ATGCTGTCTCTGCTCCACATTGAAAACATTGCGGTGATCGAGTCGGCGGATATCCAATTCGACCGGGGTTTCAATGCCCTGACGGGCGAGACCGGTGCGGGCAAGTCGATTGTAGTAGATGCCATTGGAGCGGTGATCGGGAACCGGACCTCCCGCGATCTGATCCGCACAGGGGCCCGGTCGGCCTTGGTGAGTGCGCTTTTTTTGGAGCTTCCGGCGCTCTCCTGGTTTTCAGAAAACGGGATGGGGCCGGATGAAGATGGAACCCTTCTGCTGCAAAGGGAAATCCAGGCCGACGGCAAAAATGTCTGCCGCCTGAATGGGCGGCCTTTGACGGTGTCACAGCTTCGTACCCTAGGACAGCAGCTTTTGAATATCCACGGCCAGCACGACGGACAGCAGCTCCTGGACTCCGCCTGCCATCTCTCCTATCTGGACCGTTTTGGAGGCGACCAAGCGGAGCTTCTGGCATTTCAGGAGGCCTATGCGGCTCTGAGTCAGGTGAGGCATGAGATATCGGCCTTGCAGATGGACGAAGCGGAGAAGTCCCGCCGCATGGACAGTCTGAGCTACCAGATCAGCGAGTTGGAACGGGCCGGGCTGCGAGTGGGCGAGGAGGACAAACTGGCCGCCCGGAGAAAGGTGCTGCGCAACGCCGGAAAGCTGATCGAGGCGGTGGAGGATGCCCATCGGGCGCTTTCCGGCGATGACGACAGTGCGGGTGCGGCGTCCCTTGTTATGGAGGCAGAACAGAGCCTCTTTTCGGCCCGTACCGTGAGCGATGAGGTGTCTGCCCTTGCGGAAAAGCTCACGGAGCTGCGATGTGCGGCGGATGACGCCGCCGAGCTGGTCCGTGACTTGAGGGACAGCTTGGAGTTTGAGCCGGGAGAGCTGGATGAGTTGGAAAGCCGCCTGGACGTGATCTATCGTCTGAAAAAGAAATATGGTGCCACGGAGGCCGATATGCTCGCCTATCTGGAGTCCTGTAAAAAAGAACTGGACCAAATCCAGTACTCCAGCGATATCTTGGCACGATTGGAGAAAAAGCAGGCTGTGACCTTGAAGGAGGCGCAAATGCTGGGCAGTGCACTGTCCACGGTCCGCAGGGAATCGGCGGATGCATTGGAAGCGCGTATCCAGAAGGAGCTGGAACAGTTGGATATGCCCAAAGTCCGCTTTCATGTGGAGTTTGCGCCTAACGCCGCAGAATACGGCATGGATGCAACAGGAATGGATGAGGTCCAGTTCCTGATGTCCGCGAATGTGGGCGAGGCGCTCAAGCCCATCCAGAAAATCGCCTCCGGCGGTGAATTGGCCCGCATCATGCTGGCGCTCAAGAATGTCCTGGCGGAAAATGACGACGTGTCCACCTTGGTCTTTGATGAAGTGGATACTGGCGTTAGCGGCCGTGCGGCCCAGAAGGTAGCGGAGAAAATGGCCGACGTGGCCAGACACAAACAGGTTCTGTGCGTTACACACCTGCCCCAGATTGCGGCGATGGCGGATACCCATTTCTCAGTGGAGAAGGGGGAGCGGGACGGACGCACCTATACGGCGGTGGAGCGGCTGGACAAAACGCGCCGCCGTGAGGAGTTGGCCCGCCTTACCGGAGGGGCCCATATCACATCCGCCATGCTGGAGAGCGCAGGAGAGCTTCTGGAGGCAGCAGAGACGTATAAGAGAGGCTATAATGGGGAAAAATGA
- the dapB gene encoding 4-hydroxy-tetrahydrodipicolinate reductase, with translation MLDIILSGCNGRMGHALEAQCSTDTELNIVAGFDILGTSERNFPIFAVPSEFSGSADVVVDFSHPAALSSLLSFCLQRRLPIVLATTGYSQAQLAEIEDASQSIPIFRSGNFSLGVNVLLELVRQAGAMLGEDFDVEIIERHHSKKVDAPSGTALMLVEALAVSLPYEPEYVYDRHMVRRPREHREIGISSVRGGTIAGDHEVLFAGKDEIIELRHCAQSREVFAAGALKAARYLAGRDAPGLYGMRDLTNSLLEAQS, from the coding sequence ATGCTGGATATCATTCTCTCAGGATGCAACGGTCGGATGGGCCATGCGCTGGAAGCGCAGTGCAGCACGGACACAGAGCTGAATATCGTTGCCGGGTTCGACATCCTTGGCACCTCCGAGCGCAACTTTCCTATATTCGCAGTTCCTTCGGAATTCTCCGGTTCTGCCGACGTTGTCGTGGATTTTTCTCACCCCGCCGCCCTTTCTTCCCTGCTGTCCTTCTGCCTTCAGCGCCGTCTCCCCATCGTATTGGCGACTACCGGGTATTCCCAAGCCCAGCTTGCGGAAATTGAGGACGCCTCCCAAAGTATCCCCATCTTCCGATCCGGAAATTTTTCTTTGGGCGTCAATGTCCTTTTGGAACTGGTGCGTCAAGCCGGCGCCATGCTGGGAGAGGACTTCGACGTGGAGATCATAGAGCGGCATCATAGTAAAAAGGTGGATGCGCCCAGCGGCACCGCACTGATGCTGGTGGAAGCCCTCGCTGTGTCTCTCCCCTACGAACCTGAATACGTCTATGACCGGCACATGGTTCGCAGACCCCGCGAACACCGTGAAATCGGAATCTCCTCTGTGCGGGGCGGTACCATTGCCGGAGATCACGAGGTGCTCTTTGCCGGAAAGGATGAGATCATCGAACTGCGGCACTGTGCCCAATCCAGGGAGGTCTTTGCCGCCGGAGCACTGAAAGCCGCCAGGTATCTGGCAGGACGTGATGCTCCGGGCTTATACGGCATGCGGGATTTGACCAACAGCCTGCTGGAGGCACAGTCCTGA
- the asd gene encoding aspartate-semialdehyde dehydrogenase, with translation MEKYQVGVIGGTGMVGQRFITLLEHHPWFELKVIAASPRSAGKSYAEAVGSRWAMDTPIPEQAKDIVVLNAEEDVAEIADQVDFVFSAVDMKKEDIKSLEERYARHECPVVSNNSAHRWTPDVPMVVPELNPEHIKVIEAQRKRLGMKRGLIAVKSNCSIQSYVPALHPLRGFGLERVLVCTYQAISGAGKTFATWPEMVDNLIPYIGGEEEKSEQEPLKVWGRIENGVIVNAEKPAITAQCLRVPVSNGHTAAVFVDFEKKPSMDEMKAIWAEYKGRPQELKLPTAPEQFLRYFEEPDRPQSKLDRDLGGGMTVSIGRLRPDTQYDYKFVCLSHNTLRGAAGGAVELAELLCAEGYITKA, from the coding sequence ATGGAAAAGTATCAGGTAGGCGTGATCGGCGGAACCGGTATGGTGGGACAGCGTTTCATCACCCTCTTGGAGCATCACCCCTGGTTTGAATTGAAGGTCATCGCGGCCAGTCCTCGTTCTGCAGGGAAATCTTATGCGGAGGCCGTCGGCAGCCGGTGGGCTATGGATACGCCGATCCCTGAGCAGGCCAAAGACATCGTGGTCTTAAACGCCGAGGAGGATGTGGCGGAGATTGCCGATCAGGTGGATTTTGTCTTTTCCGCCGTGGATATGAAAAAAGAGGATATTAAGAGTCTGGAGGAGCGCTACGCCCGACACGAGTGCCCCGTGGTCTCCAACAATTCCGCCCACCGCTGGACGCCTGATGTCCCTATGGTGGTGCCGGAGCTGAACCCTGAGCACATCAAAGTGATAGAGGCACAGCGAAAGCGATTGGGGATGAAGCGCGGGCTCATTGCGGTCAAGTCCAACTGCTCCATCCAGAGCTATGTGCCCGCCCTCCATCCCCTGCGCGGCTTCGGCCTGGAGCGGGTCCTGGTATGTACATATCAGGCCATTTCCGGTGCCGGCAAGACCTTCGCCACCTGGCCGGAGATGGTGGATAACCTGATCCCCTATATCGGCGGCGAAGAGGAAAAGTCCGAGCAGGAGCCATTGAAGGTCTGGGGACGGATAGAAAACGGCGTCATTGTAAATGCGGAAAAGCCCGCCATCACTGCGCAATGTCTCCGCGTTCCCGTGTCGAACGGCCACACTGCTGCGGTCTTCGTGGATTTTGAGAAAAAGCCCTCGATGGATGAGATGAAGGCCATCTGGGCGGAATACAAGGGCCGTCCTCAGGAGCTGAAACTCCCCACGGCCCCGGAACAGTTCCTGCGATATTTCGAAGAGCCCGACCGGCCCCAGTCCAAGCTGGATCGGGATTTGGGCGGTGGCATGACCGTCTCTATCGGTCGCCTCCGTCCTGACACCCAGTACGATTATAAGTTCGTATGTCTGTCCCATAACACGCTCCGCGGCGCGGCCGGCGGCGCGGTGGAACTTGCCGAGTTGCTGTGCGCCGAAGGCTATATTACCAAGGCGTAA